The genomic interval GCGAGGAGGTACGGGAGGACGCTCGTCCCGACGGCGACGGCGACGCCGAGTGCCAGTGCGGGCAGGCTGAGACCGAGGACGTAGCCCACGGCACCGACCAGCGGCGTCATCGGCCACGCGACGACCGGCCGGAGGAGGGCGAGGCCGAGCACCGCGAGCGCGAACACGACGGGGTCGGCGGCGACGCCCGCGACGGCGTGCAACACCTGCTCGGGCGAGACGACGAGCGAGGCGACGGCGACGACACCGACGGCCAGCGCCAGTCCCGTCAGTTGCCGCCGCGTCGCCGGTTCCATACAGTGCGGTTCTACGGACCGGGTAAGTCCCTTCTGGTCGTCGCACTCGTCTGCACTCTGTCGTTCCCTCGGTCCTCGCCCCCGCTCGTCGTACCGTTTAAGCGGGCGGCCACTGTATCGCCCTCCGTGAGCGACGAGACGGTCGAACTCGGCGTCCAGCTACTCGAACGCCTCGAACACGAGGAGCTGTCGCTCGCCGAGGTCGTCGACCGTCTCGAGACCATCACCAGCGACCCGACGACGACGCGGACCATCCTCGACACCGCAGAGAAGCGCGGCATCGTCGACCGCGAGGACGGCATCATCCGACCGACCGGCGGCCGATTCCTGCGGTTCCAGAGCGAGGTCGTCGAGAAGAAAGGCGACTTCACCTGCAGGCGCTGTGGCGCGTCCATCTCGACTGGCTACTTCATGCGCCTCCAGGCGGGCGAACACGGTCCGTTCGGCTCCTCGTGTATCCGGAAGGTGACCGGTCGGGAGTCGTGAGCGCGGCTCTCGGTCCACTGCTGTCACGAAGAGAGCCCACGACGGCCGACGCTGACTGTCTGTAGTGTCGCGAGGCCCGCGTGGCCGGACCGCTCGCCGGACGCGCGTCGGGAAAGCGCTTCCACCTTCGTTCCCGTCCCCATCCTCTCGCGTGCCGAACGAGCGGGTCCGGCCGCTACTGTACAACGTAGCGACATAAGTTTTGTTCCCGCAATACTTGCGGAACAGAATACACGGCGTAATTTATTTACTGCATATAGTTTTGAGCGGGAACAACCCATCTCGCCCGTCGTCAGCGGCCCTGGCGGAGCTCCTCGATGAGCAGTTCGAGGGTCTCCTGTTGTCGTTCGATGAGTTCCGTCTGGTGCTCGACGGTCGCCTCCAGCGCCTCCAGTCGTTCGAGCACCTCGTCGTCGTGGACCGCCGTGCCCGTGACGCCGTTCGTCTGCGCGGTAGCGGTGCTGGACGACTGCTCGCTCGCCCGCCGTCCGGTCGGTCCGTCGTCCGAGTCGTCGGTGAGGAGCGGTTCGACCGTCCGTCCGGCGTCGCGTCCCCCGGCTTCGGCGGCGTCCGACTCGGTGTCGCTTCCGTCGTCGTCCCTGTCCTCGCCCGCTCCCCCGCTCTCCGCCTCGGTTTCGTCGGCGTTCTTCGTCCGGAGGGCGACCAAAGAGTCGACGCCGTGGTAGTCACAGAGCGCCCCTTCGAGGGTCTGTCGGACCGTCCCGGCCTGCTCGTTCGGGGTCTTGATTCGCTGTGGCCGACCGTCGACCGTGAGGACGAGTTGCGTGGCGACGCTCCCCTCCTCGACGCTCAGGTCGGTCACCGCCGAGAACGGGTACGACTCGTACTCGGTGTCCCAGAGCGCGGTCCCGATGTGTTTGACGACACGGCCCTCGGTGACGACGAGCGTGAGCTCGCTGAACCGGTACACCGCCAGCATCGCCTCGTCGTCGGCCGTCTCGCCCGCGGCGCGGAGGACGCCGTTCAGCAGCGGCGAGAGGACGTCGTCCAGACGCTTCGTCGGGACGGTGAACTCCTCCTCGCCGGTGAGCGAACTCGTCGCGATGGTCGTCTTCCGGCGACCCTCCGTCAGTTCCACGCGGTCGACGTCGTGTGCGATGGTCTCGACGGCTTCGTCGCGGAGCAGGCCCTCCGCCCGGTAGATGAGCGTTCGTGTCGGCGTGACGACGAGGCGGTCGTCGCCACCGAGGGGGACCTCCGCCTCGACGGGTTCGCCCTCGCACGCCACCGCGAGCAGACTCGGGGTTTCCATGCCACCGCCTCCGTCTGATATCTTATAAATCCCTGGGGGAAGATGGGAAGAGTCAAGTGCGAAACGGGGAAACTCGGAGACGGGCCGGGTGGCTTAGCTGGACATAGCGCCGCACTCATAGGGTTCACACTCGCGCGGCACCTAGCCCGCATCCCGCGGGGTCTCGCCGACCCCGCACCTGGGACATGCGGAGATCGTGGGTTCGGAGCCCACCCCGGCCACTACTCGTTTCGTCGACGGCACTGACTCCCGAGCAGTCGCTCCACGTCTCGCTCTGCACATTCATATCTGAACGCTGACGGTTGCGTGCCGCGATTGCCATCCGTCTCGTGCGGCGAACCGAACGGCCGCATCGCGGTTTCGGTCTATCCACACGCTGAGGCGCGAAATATACCTCTGATTACTTATACTATCGGCTCCAAACAGTTCTATGATGGGTGATGTATCGACGTTGTTCGAACTGCTCGCCTCTGAGACCCGACGTAAACTCCTCGTGATGCTGTGTGATACGGAGTCCATCGACGTATCGAACGGCCTCCCGATGCGGTGTACCGCGGCCACTGCCTCGTCGCCGACGACCCAGCGGACGGCGTCGTCGCGCGACATCGAACTGTACCACGTCCACCTGCCGAAACTGGAGGCGGAGGGCGTCGTCGAGTGGGACCGGACGGTCGGCTCGGTCTCGCGGGGCCCCGAGTTCGACGCGGTGGAACCGACGATACGACTGCTCGCGGAGAACGAATCGACCCTCCCCGGTCCGTTCTACTGACCACGCTCGGAGCGGCTCGACGGAAGCGACGACTCTCAGAGGAGTGAGCGACGCGTCTGCCGGTCGACACGGTCCGCTAGAGTCGTCACAGTACCGGAGCAGTCACCAGAAACCGACAGTTGGTCCTGACGGACGAGGGAGGGACCCCGCTGGACGGGCGCTCACGCCCCTGGGACGCCCAGTGCCTCGAAGCCGACCAGTCCGGCCGTCGCCAGCAGCCACAGCAGCCCCACCGCGACGAGCCACGCGACGACGCCGATAGCCGCCGCGGTGACCCACCCGCCCGGATACTGCCAGTTGATGAGCGTCACCCAGACGACGA from Halomarina salina carries:
- a CDS encoding DUF5830 family protein, which encodes MSDETVELGVQLLERLEHEELSLAEVVDRLETITSDPTTTRTILDTAEKRGIVDREDGIIRPTGGRFLRFQSEVVEKKGDFTCRRCGASISTGYFMRLQAGEHGPFGSSCIRKVTGRES
- a CDS encoding DUF7115 domain-containing protein, translating into METPSLLAVACEGEPVEAEVPLGGDDRLVVTPTRTLIYRAEGLLRDEAVETIAHDVDRVELTEGRRKTTIATSSLTGEEEFTVPTKRLDDVLSPLLNGVLRAAGETADDEAMLAVYRFSELTLVVTEGRVVKHIGTALWDTEYESYPFSAVTDLSVEEGSVATQLVLTVDGRPQRIKTPNEQAGTVRQTLEGALCDYHGVDSLVALRTKNADETEAESGGAGEDRDDDGSDTESDAAEAGGRDAGRTVEPLLTDDSDDGPTGRRASEQSSSTATAQTNGVTGTAVHDDEVLERLEALEATVEHQTELIERQQETLELLIEELRQGR
- a CDS encoding DUF7344 domain-containing protein, with amino-acid sequence MGDVSTLFELLASETRRKLLVMLCDTESIDVSNGLPMRCTAATASSPTTQRTASSRDIELYHVHLPKLEAEGVVEWDRTVGSVSRGPEFDAVEPTIRLLAENESTLPGPFY